One Eurosta solidaginis isolate ZX-2024a chromosome 5, ASM4086904v1, whole genome shotgun sequence DNA segment encodes these proteins:
- the Indy gene encoding uncharacterized protein Indy isoform X1, with amino-acid sequence MLIGASLFYELLCVGQIKLAAGLPVLQKTRLGWVVSGGDCQSKTAMALNAISSADVEDENMVQLDQIVRRFWEMDSSCSAVAKYTKEEMDCESHFKANFVRLPSGDYSVRLPIKSNISLLGESYSQALRRFLNLERKLERQPTLKAQYGAFIHEYLDLKHMSLVSESNHNLCKYFLPHHCVLKESTTTKLRVVFDGSAATSTGYSLNDVLMTGPTIQPKLFNTLLRFRTFPVALTGDICKMYRCVRVAESDSYLQCILWRDTLRHPIQIFKLDTVTYGTRPAAFLSVRSMHQLAFDEQHSFPVGSKILKRDFYVDDLITGGDSVQEVRQIMNEITEMFARGQFKLRKWCSNNSNLLRDIPPEDTETLLSFDDGTNITKTLGLTWDPASDCLLFTFTPTNTAKRNCKRSVLSTIARFYDPLGLIGPIISRAKIFLQHLWRERLNWDERLPSSLDSSWNSLYEDLVSIPKLCFPRLSIFTKRVVEVHGFSDASIEAYGACVYVVSGNEKGKQVHLVCSKSRVAPLKTLTVPKLELCGAALLSQLMHDIAEMNVYNCPFYCWSDSAVVLAWIRNEPSRFQVFTSNRIAQIQELTTKMEWNYVPTKLNPADILSRGASPSELIESPIWMHGPEFLVDGRNKWPLSCSAVKELPELRKKVLLAVPRLSDITLECKYNTSFTNLQHVFAYIYKFVHKARHPGLTVDDIRGGTKLLLRTIQMTNLRDDYSALKNGEGVRASSCIASLSPFIDDYGLLRVGGRLQKTALDFNAKHPIMTPSGNARTHHALP; translated from the coding sequence ATGCTTATTGGTGCAAGTCTTTTTTATGAGCTCTTGTGCGTTGGACAAATTAAACTTGCAGCTGGCCTCCCAGTACTTCAAAAAACCAGGTTAGGGTGGGTAGTCTCGGGAGGTGACTGTCAATCAAAAACAGCAATGGCCTTGAATGCAATATCCTCAGCCGATGTAGAGGATGAAAACATGGTTCAACTTGATCAGATTGTTCGTAGATTTTGGGAAATGGACAGCTCTTGCTCCGCTGTTGCCAAATATACCAAAGAAGAAATGGATTGTGAATCCCATTTTAAGGCTAACTTCGTTAGACTACCCTCTGGGGATTATTCTGTTCGTTTGcctattaaatcaaatataagcCTGTTGGGGGAGTCATACTCACAAGCTTTGCGTAGATTTCTGAATTTAGAGCGTAAACTAGAGCGACAACCAACATTAAAGGCTCAGTACGGTGCTTTCATTCATGAGTACTTAGACTTGAAACATATGTCGTTAGTTAGCGAATCAAATCATAATCTTTGTAAATATTTTCTACCACATCACTGCGTTTTAAAGGAAAGTACTACCACTAAACTTCGGGTAGTATTTGATGGCTCGGCAGCCACGTCAACCGGGTATTCGCTCAACGATGTGCTCATGACAGGGCCTACCATACAACCCAAACTCTTTAACACATTATTGCGATTTCGAACATTTCCGGTCGCCTTGACAGGCGATATCTGCAAAATGTATAGATGCGTTCGGGTGGCAGAGTCTGATTCCTACTTGCAGTGCATTTTATGGCGCGATACCCTACGACACCCCATTCAAATTTTCAAACTTGATACAGTTACGTATGGTACTCGCCCAGCTGCATTTTTGTCAGTGCGATCAATGCATCAATTAGCGTTTGACGAACAGCACTCATTTCCTGTTGGTTCTAAAATATTGAAGAGAGACTTTTATGTCGACGATCTTATTACCGGAGGAGATTCTGTTCAAGAAGTTCGACAAATCATGAATGAAATAACTGAAATGTTTGCTAGGGGCCAGTTTAAATTGCGTAAGTGGTGCTCCAATAACTCTAATCTTCTTCGAGACATACCACCCGAAGACACCGAAACTCTCTTAAGCTTCGATGATGGAACTAACATCACTAAAACACTCGGTCTTACTTGGGATCCTGCCTCCGATTGCCTGCTGTTCACATTTACACCCACAAATACAGCAAAGAGAAACTGCAAGCGATCGGTGTTATCAACAATCGCTCGTTTTTACGACCCATTGGGTTTAATTGGTCCGATAATTTCAAGGGCaaagattttccttcagcatctGTGGAGAGAACGACTCAACTGGGACGAAAGATTGCCCTCATCGTTGGACTCATCGTGGAATAGTTTGTATGAAGACCTCGTAAGCATACCTAAACTTTGTTTTCCTAGACTGTCTATCTTTACAAAACGAGTAGTTGAGGTTCATGGTTTCAGCGACGCAAGCATAGAAGCCTACGGAGCCTGTGTATACGTAGTATCTGGCAATGAAAAGGGGAAGCAGGTACATTTAGTTTGCTCGAAATCACGTGTAGCACCTCTCAAAACTCTCACAGTACCGAAACTAGAATTGTGTGGCGCAGCATTGTTATCGCAACTAATGCACGATATAGCTGAAATGAATGTTTACAATTGCCCCTTTTATTGTTGGTCGGATTCCGCAGTTGTATTAGCCTGGATCCGCAACGAACCATCTCGATTTCAAGTTTTTACATCCAACCGTATAGCACAAATACAAGAGCTGACGACAAAAATGGAGTGGAATTACGTGCCGACTAAGCTAAATCCAGCAGACATCTTATCAAGAGGTGCATCTCCTAGCGAACTAATAGAATCACCAATTTGGATGCATGGTCCAGAGTTTCTAGTTGATGGTCGAAACAAATGGCCATTAAGTTGTAGTGCAGTAAAGGAGCTCCCTGAACTTCGCAAGAAAGTACTACTGGCCGTCCCTCGGTTATCTGATATAACTTTGGAATGCAAATACAATACTTCGTTTACAAATCTGCAACACGTTTTCGCTTACATTTACAAATTCGTTCATAAGGCTCGACATCCAGGGTTGACAGTTGACGATATTCGTGGAGGGACAAAACTGCTTTTGCGCACAATTCAAATGACGAATCTTCGTGATGATTACAGTGCTTTGAAAAATGGTGAAGGTGTAAGGGCATCCAGCTGCATCGCGTCTCTCTCCCCATTTATCGACGATTACGGTTTACTCCGTGTGGGTGGGCGACTCCAAAAAACAGCTTTGGACTTCAATGCAAAACATCCTATCATGACGCCATCCGGTAACGCACGCACTCATCATGCACTTCCATAG